In Deltaproteobacteria bacterium, a single window of DNA contains:
- a CDS encoding nucleotidyltransferase domain-containing protein, with protein sequence MAKVSQEVLDAIVQRIVEVAHPERIILFGSAARGEMRLHSDVDVLVVKSGAFDQSQLLGDIYMNLHGVGQAVDVVLVTPEQVERYRNTHCLIIAPALREGREIYHA encoded by the coding sequence ATGGCAAAGGTTTCTCAGGAAGTCCTCGACGCGATTGTGCAACGCATCGTGGAAGTCGCCCACCCGGAGCGCATTATTCTCTTCGGGTCCGCCGCCCGAGGAGAGATGCGCCTCCATAGCGACGTGGATGTGCTAGTCGTAAAGAGTGGCGCGTTCGACCAGAGCCAACTCTTAGGAGACATCTACATGAACCTCCACGGAGTTGGGCAGGCGGTAGATGTCGTTCTAGTGACGCCAGAGCAAGTAGAACGCTACCGTAACACCCACTGCCTCATCATAGCCCCAGCGTTGCGAGAGGGTAGAGAAATCTACCATGCCTGA
- a CDS encoding DsbA family protein, translating into MDQYLSVPGTYAFVRRAPEGAQPNRIGMTVFEDFMCPACYTASRELFPALKKKYAEQLEVHYLGFPFIHPESRLAARAYAIAHDLGFGEDMQKALFQAHFEQQADVESKEGLAKVADSIGLAPEVLLPQLEGDGGNATLDRILEQANSYQIDGTPTIILDGWIKVTDVSPGNLEKILDGLLDKKKLLTSRSTPAASKARKAAP; encoded by the coding sequence ATGGACCAATATCTGTCCGTGCCAGGTACGTATGCCTTCGTGCGGCGTGCACCGGAAGGCGCGCAGCCAAACCGCATCGGCATGACCGTCTTTGAAGATTTCATGTGCCCGGCGTGTTACACCGCCTCTCGAGAGCTGTTTCCCGCGCTCAAGAAGAAATATGCAGAGCAATTAGAGGTGCATTATCTAGGCTTCCCGTTCATCCATCCCGAGTCGCGTCTCGCGGCGCGCGCCTATGCCATCGCCCACGACCTCGGATTTGGCGAGGACATGCAAAAAGCCTTGTTCCAGGCTCATTTCGAGCAACAAGCCGATGTCGAAAGCAAGGAAGGGCTCGCCAAAGTCGCCGATAGTATCGGCCTCGCGCCTGAAGTGCTTTTACCCCAGTTAGAGGGCGACGGCGGCAATGCGACGCTCGATCGCATTCTGGAACAAGCCAACAGTTACCAGATCGACGGGACGCCGACGATCATCCTCGACGGTTGGATCAAGGTGACGGATGTCTCTCCGGGGAACCTCGAAAAAATTCTCGATGGCCTGCTGGATAAAAAGAAACTCTTGACAAGCCGCTCCACACCAGCGGCAAGCAAAGCAAGAAAGGCTGCGCCATGA
- a CDS encoding type II toxin-antitoxin system RelE/ParE family toxin, which produces MEFVETSFFSRYLPEYLDDEGYRLFQGHLVQNPEAGAVISGTGGLRKVRWADPRRGKGKRGGLRVLYTYFPADAQIFLIALYDKSQADDLTMKEKKVYREIIQAEMKSKTPGVRLLQRKKR; this is translated from the coding sequence GTGGAATTCGTCGAGACATCTTTTTTCTCTCGTTATCTACCCGAGTATTTGGATGATGAAGGCTATCGTCTCTTTCAAGGACATTTGGTGCAGAATCCCGAGGCAGGAGCCGTCATTTCAGGAACCGGCGGATTACGAAAAGTGCGCTGGGCTGACCCGAGACGAGGAAAAGGCAAACGTGGGGGACTGCGTGTCCTCTACACCTACTTCCCGGCAGATGCCCAGATATTCTTGATTGCGCTCTACGATAAGAGTCAAGCTGACGATCTCACCATGAAGGAAAAGAAAGTATATCGAGAGATCATTCAAGCCGAGATGAAAAGCAAGACGCCAGGAGTTCGGCTCCTGCAAAGGAAAAAGAGGTAG
- a CDS encoding HEPN domain-containing protein has product MPERFPPEDPREWLNRAQSNLVLASMQEERIYLEDLCFNAQQAAEKAIKALLIHRKVEFPYVHDIAELLTVAERSGQEIPPPIRQAERLTRFAVFTRYPGVAVAIRQEEHREALRVAGEVVQFSLNRTPPSAAHPQEFAISLKPVRAVAGRVLLRRSSR; this is encoded by the coding sequence ATGCCTGAACGCTTTCCTCCAGAAGATCCGCGCGAATGGCTGAACAGAGCCCAGAGCAACCTAGTGCTGGCAAGCATGCAAGAAGAACGGATCTACCTGGAGGATTTGTGTTTCAATGCTCAGCAGGCAGCGGAAAAGGCGATCAAAGCGTTACTCATCCACCGCAAAGTAGAATTCCCCTATGTTCATGACATAGCTGAGCTGCTTACTGTAGCGGAGCGCTCCGGCCAGGAAATTCCGCCGCCCATTCGACAAGCAGAACGACTGACCCGCTTCGCAGTCTTCACCCGTTATCCCGGCGTCGCAGTTGCGATTCGCCAGGAAGAGCATCGCGAAGCTCTTCGGGTCGCAGGAGAAGTCGTTCAGTTCAGTTTGAATCGAACACCACCATCTGCCGCGCATCCGCAGGAGTTTGCGATATCGCTGAAACCTGTACGGGCAGTAGCGGGACGTGTCCTGCTCAGACGTTCCAGTCGCTGA
- a CDS encoding DUF1329 domain-containing protein, whose product MQFHSWTKVAGTVLAATVVSFFSPAWTIADVKVGDTITKANMDQAGDLLIPGVKWFVSNGMPIKVGPYKKIELPKLFKEATEKYSGQVKLSADGHEVLNYVSGLPFPNVDPNDPMAGFKLMWNQEQKPQYVDNVGTEWITELVNGKGELERTYGSQFWRRMMWLGRLYTEPKPVVPHNPAMKYTEQFGPLFIPNDLKGAGVLNNRYLGADVPDDSYMYLPELRRVRRISVANRSDAFWGADMDLDSLWGFNSKVSYWTFRLLAEKEILAPVHMGKYGTRDVWCAQPDGKSGPLAFSPCNITWEKRPVWVVEGVPTAYSQYAYSKRIMYLDKDFHGMNFSEVFDQGGELWKMWFNMFEYSAKPYEGYPTKPLEGGKYNYTDEWAFTPHGMMVDIQTVHSTKWDAPSGYVKPIEWVNEWYFNEAVPINTEQAFSVNFLIQSAR is encoded by the coding sequence ATGCAGTTCCATAGTTGGACAAAGGTCGCCGGCACGGTGCTAGCGGCCACAGTTGTCAGTTTCTTTTCCCCGGCCTGGACGATCGCCGACGTCAAAGTAGGCGATACCATTACCAAGGCTAATATGGATCAGGCCGGCGATCTGTTGATTCCCGGCGTGAAATGGTTTGTCAGCAATGGCATGCCGATCAAGGTTGGTCCGTATAAAAAAATCGAGCTTCCGAAACTCTTCAAGGAAGCCACGGAAAAATATTCGGGCCAGGTCAAACTGTCCGCCGATGGGCACGAAGTGCTCAACTACGTGTCAGGGCTCCCGTTCCCGAACGTCGATCCCAACGATCCCATGGCCGGCTTCAAGCTCATGTGGAACCAGGAGCAAAAACCTCAGTACGTGGATAACGTCGGGACGGAATGGATCACCGAACTCGTCAACGGCAAAGGCGAGCTGGAGCGGACGTACGGTTCGCAATTCTGGCGCCGCATGATGTGGCTTGGCCGCCTCTACACCGAGCCCAAGCCGGTCGTGCCGCACAACCCGGCCATGAAATACACGGAGCAGTTCGGCCCCCTGTTCATCCCGAACGATTTGAAGGGCGCGGGCGTGTTGAATAACCGCTATCTCGGTGCCGACGTGCCGGATGACTCCTACATGTACCTGCCGGAACTCCGCCGCGTACGCCGGATCAGCGTCGCCAACCGTTCCGACGCCTTCTGGGGAGCCGACATGGATCTCGATTCACTGTGGGGCTTCAACTCCAAAGTGTCGTACTGGACGTTCCGCTTATTGGCGGAAAAAGAAATCCTCGCCCCGGTTCACATGGGGAAATACGGCACCCGCGACGTGTGGTGCGCCCAGCCTGACGGGAAGAGTGGCCCCTTGGCGTTCTCGCCCTGCAACATCACCTGGGAAAAACGGCCTGTATGGGTGGTCGAAGGCGTCCCAACCGCCTACAGCCAGTACGCTTACTCGAAGCGCATCATGTACCTCGATAAAGACTTCCACGGGATGAACTTCTCCGAAGTGTTCGACCAAGGTGGTGAATTGTGGAAGATGTGGTTCAACATGTTCGAGTACAGCGCCAAGCCCTATGAGGGATATCCGACCAAACCGTTGGAAGGTGGCAAATACAATTACACCGACGAATGGGCGTTTACCCCCCATGGCATGATGGTCGATATACAGACCGTCCATTCCACCAAGTGGGATGCGCCGTCTGGCTATGTCAAGCCGATTGAATGGGTGAATGAATGGTACTTTAATGAAGCCGTTCCCATCAACACGGAACAGGCCTTCTCGGTGAACTTCCTCATTCAAAGCGCACGTTAA
- a CDS encoding helix-turn-helix domain-containing protein: MTTKKTAPVQKRNIAKEILQGLREMQAYRQGKLTLRTFTVEEPSPLPEVDARLIRDTRERLNVSRRVFARQLRVNERTLEKWEQGRAKPNKQAATLILLTRQFPDTLTRLAQLAA, translated from the coding sequence ATGACAACAAAGAAAACAGCGCCGGTGCAGAAGCGGAATATCGCCAAGGAAATTCTTCAGGGGTTGCGAGAGATGCAAGCCTATCGGCAAGGAAAGCTGACCCTGCGCACCTTCACCGTTGAGGAACCGTCGCCACTGCCTGAAGTCGATGCCCGACTCATTCGGGACACTCGTGAGCGTCTAAACGTGTCCCGCCGCGTGTTTGCGCGTCAACTCCGCGTCAACGAGCGGACCTTGGAGAAATGGGAGCAAGGGAGAGCGAAGCCGAATAAGCAGGCCGCCACGCTGATTCTCCTCACGCGGCAATTCCCGGACACGCTCACCCGGCTGGCGCAATTGGCTGCGTGA
- a CDS encoding MMPL family transporter encodes MKTDDRAALYRLGEQLIAKRTPILIAITAITLAFATFALRLDMVTRFDELLPHTHPFIQVHNEYAPTFGGANTISIMLEVQEGTIFTKETLTKVFEITQRLDKVYGVNHELVNSIAHRTNRRVRMLSGGMQVVDPVMATAPKNDKEVNTIRQIVHTSRNLYGVIVSLDEKATLISATFIEGRLNHRRLFDDISGSIVQPFQDENTRIYVAGEPWKYGWVYFYAKEVFVIFFGTAVLMWILLYWYFRDIRGALRPTITGVISALWGLGFIKMIGFTLDPLTMVIPFFITARAVSHSVQMHDRYYEEYKKANWQKEPAIIAAFAELFAPTLSGILTDALGLLVILLVPIVLLQKLAVSAAVWILAITVSELLLNPIVYYYLREPDIRVVEARERGAFTRLIYAATDVVLTPAGRWGVLVFWGLLLAGSVYSWQNLVIGDPTSAEPLLQRGSSYNVAHARIQEVFGGNEPLMIVVEKQGANQQNSVAMPEVLRAIEKLQRYMERDPSVGLSFSFVDILPVVNSAVHETEAKWEVLPRTPSQVNLLLAAYFSGNSYQATNRFIDSKLRAAPIWFYCTDHRSDNIRRIIKRAKEFIETNPLEPARFLLAGGRIGVLAAANEELFKNDILVNVLGFATIFLVLVLTYRSFAAGLYMLIPLLVANAVVNAYMGARNIGININTLPVVTVGVGFGIDYGLYIVSRMMEEFRTRTSLPEAVRVAVATSGKSVSFTAITMILGTLLWTFSHIRFNSEMGILLALWMGVSFLSTMTLLPVMVVMLRPQFILREHAA; translated from the coding sequence ATGAAGACCGACGATCGCGCCGCGCTCTACCGTCTCGGCGAGCAATTGATCGCGAAACGCACTCCCATACTCATTGCTATCACTGCGATTACCTTGGCGTTTGCGACTTTCGCACTGCGACTCGATATGGTCACGCGCTTCGATGAGCTGCTCCCGCATACCCATCCTTTCATCCAGGTCCATAACGAATATGCCCCCACTTTCGGCGGTGCCAATACCATCTCCATCATGTTGGAAGTCCAAGAAGGGACGATTTTCACCAAGGAAACCCTCACCAAGGTCTTCGAGATTACCCAGCGCTTGGACAAGGTATATGGCGTCAATCACGAGTTGGTGAACTCGATCGCCCACCGCACCAATCGTCGCGTCCGTATGTTGAGCGGCGGCATGCAGGTGGTTGACCCGGTGATGGCCACGGCTCCGAAGAACGACAAAGAGGTGAACACCATCCGTCAGATCGTTCACACTTCGCGCAACCTCTATGGCGTGATTGTATCGCTCGACGAGAAAGCTACGCTGATTAGCGCGACGTTCATCGAAGGGCGCTTGAATCATCGGCGGCTTTTCGACGATATCTCAGGCTCGATCGTCCAACCCTTCCAAGACGAGAACACTCGCATTTATGTCGCCGGGGAGCCGTGGAAATACGGCTGGGTCTATTTTTACGCCAAAGAAGTATTCGTGATCTTTTTCGGCACCGCCGTCCTTATGTGGATACTGCTGTACTGGTATTTTCGCGATATCCGCGGGGCTTTACGTCCGACCATTACCGGTGTCATTTCGGCTCTTTGGGGCCTGGGCTTCATTAAAATGATCGGGTTCACGCTCGATCCGCTGACCATGGTGATTCCTTTCTTTATTACGGCCCGCGCGGTGAGCCACTCGGTCCAGATGCACGACCGCTACTATGAAGAGTACAAGAAGGCCAATTGGCAAAAAGAACCGGCGATTATCGCAGCGTTCGCGGAGTTGTTCGCCCCGACGCTCTCGGGAATCCTGACCGATGCGCTGGGTTTGCTCGTCATTCTGCTGGTGCCTATCGTCCTCCTCCAGAAGCTGGCCGTCAGCGCCGCCGTGTGGATCTTAGCGATCACGGTCAGCGAACTCCTGCTCAATCCCATCGTCTACTACTACCTCCGAGAGCCCGATATTCGTGTGGTGGAAGCGCGCGAACGCGGAGCCTTTACCCGTCTGATTTATGCCGCCACCGATGTCGTGTTGACCCCGGCAGGGAGATGGGGAGTCCTCGTTTTTTGGGGACTCTTGCTGGCAGGGAGTGTGTATTCCTGGCAAAATCTGGTGATCGGCGACCCCACCTCGGCCGAGCCGCTTCTCCAACGAGGCTCTTCGTACAACGTCGCCCATGCCCGCATCCAAGAGGTCTTTGGTGGCAACGAACCGCTCATGATAGTGGTAGAGAAACAAGGGGCGAATCAGCAGAATAGCGTCGCCATGCCGGAAGTCTTACGTGCCATCGAGAAGCTCCAACGTTACATGGAACGCGACCCGTCAGTTGGGTTGAGCTTCTCGTTTGTCGATATTCTTCCCGTCGTCAATTCTGCCGTTCATGAGACGGAAGCGAAATGGGAAGTGCTGCCGCGCACCCCAAGCCAGGTGAACCTCCTCCTCGCTGCGTATTTTTCCGGGAATTCGTATCAAGCCACGAATCGCTTCATCGACTCGAAACTGCGAGCGGCACCGATTTGGTTCTACTGTACGGATCATAGGAGCGATAATATCCGCCGCATTATCAAGCGAGCAAAAGAGTTTATCGAGACCAATCCTTTGGAGCCGGCGCGTTTTCTTCTCGCCGGCGGGCGGATTGGCGTACTGGCCGCCGCGAACGAAGAACTGTTCAAGAATGACATCTTGGTCAACGTCCTCGGGTTCGCCACGATTTTCCTCGTGCTGGTCCTCACTTATCGCTCCTTCGCCGCCGGGCTGTATATGTTGATTCCTCTGCTGGTCGCCAACGCCGTCGTCAACGCCTATATGGGCGCACGCAATATCGGCATCAATATCAACACCTTACCAGTCGTCACGGTCGGCGTGGGATTTGGCATCGATTACGGCCTCTATATCGTCAGTCGTATGATGGAAGAGTTTCGGACAAGGACCTCCTTACCGGAAGCCGTCCGCGTGGCGGTGGCCACCTCAGGAAAATCGGTGAGTTTTACCGCGATTACGATGATCCTAGGCACCTTGCTCTGGACCTTTTCCCACATCCGCTTTAATTCGGAAATGGGCATTCTGCTGGCGCTATGGATGGGGGTTAGTTTTCTCTCCACCATGACGCTGTTGCCGGTCATGGTGGTCATGCTGCGGCCCCAGTTCATTTTGCGAGAACACGCCGCCTAA
- the acnA gene encoding aconitate hydratase AcnA: protein MPHNLFNALQTFTTGGGRTGQLYSLPQLEKEGVGPISKLPISIRIVLESVLRNCDGSKVSENDIRTLANWSPNAERTEEIPFVVARVLLQDFTGVPLLVDLAAMRSAVARLGKNPQIIEPLVPVDLVVDHSIQVDYSSTPDALQKNMELEFERNRPRYQFLKWGMQAFETFKVVPPGIGIVHQVNLEYLARGVLDKDGVYYPDTLVGTDSHTTMINGLGIVGWGVGGIEAEAGMLGQPVYFLTPDVVGVHLLGTLREGVTATDLVLHLTQLLRKANVVGKFVEYHGAGAASLPLTDRATIANMAPEYGATMGFFPIDDETCNYLKATGRTNEQVETFRNYFTAQGMFGIPRKGDCQYSQLLELNLAEVQPNVAGPKRPQDRIELPNLKSKFTELFSKPINDNGYNKPAEALGQRFAIPNGGAPLGDVGHGDVLIAAITSCTNTSNPSVMLAAGLLAKKAVDKGLTRKPTVKASLGPGSRVVSEYLKKSGLQPYLDQIGFNIVGYGCTTCIGNSGPLDARIEDVVVKNDLVGAAVLSGNRNFEARVHQSIKANFLMSPPLVVAFALAGRVDIDMTKEPLGKGKDGKDVYLREIWPSLKEINDLLMTALDADTYRRLYANFSAENPLWNAITSSAGAVYRWDPDSTYIQEPPFFENFGMAAGTIRDISGARALAIFGDSITTDHISPAGSIKATAPAGVYLQAHSVTVADFNSYGSRRGNDRVMTRGTFANVRIKNLMAPGTEGGVTKFQPSGEQMSIYDAAMKYQAAGTPQIVLAGQEYGTGSSRDWAAKGTQLLGVKIVVAQSFERIHRSNLVGMGVLPCQFKDGVSAQTLKLDGSEIFDISGLGANPKPRQDVTLVIHRANGRQENVPVTLRIDTPIEIEYYRHGGILPYVLRQLVA from the coding sequence ATGCCACACAATCTCTTCAATGCGCTGCAAACATTTACTACTGGGGGCGGACGAACCGGTCAGCTGTATTCTCTCCCCCAACTGGAAAAAGAGGGCGTCGGCCCCATCTCCAAATTGCCCATCAGCATTCGTATCGTGCTGGAATCCGTGCTGCGGAACTGCGATGGGAGCAAGGTTTCAGAAAACGACATCCGCACGCTGGCCAATTGGAGTCCGAACGCGGAACGCACTGAAGAGATTCCTTTCGTCGTCGCTCGGGTATTATTGCAGGATTTCACTGGAGTTCCGCTCCTCGTCGATCTTGCCGCCATGCGTTCCGCCGTCGCCCGTCTCGGCAAGAATCCGCAAATTATCGAGCCGCTGGTGCCAGTCGATCTCGTGGTCGATCACTCTATCCAGGTAGACTATTCGAGCACCCCTGACGCGCTGCAAAAAAACATGGAGCTGGAATTTGAGCGCAACCGGCCACGTTATCAATTCCTAAAATGGGGTATGCAAGCGTTTGAGACCTTCAAAGTCGTGCCTCCAGGCATTGGCATCGTCCACCAAGTCAATCTGGAATACTTGGCGCGTGGCGTCCTCGATAAAGACGGTGTGTACTATCCAGACACGCTGGTCGGCACCGACTCGCATACCACCATGATCAACGGCCTCGGCATCGTCGGTTGGGGTGTCGGCGGCATCGAAGCCGAAGCCGGCATGCTCGGCCAGCCGGTGTATTTTCTCACACCAGACGTGGTTGGGGTGCATCTTCTGGGAACGCTGCGTGAGGGAGTCACTGCGACGGACCTAGTGCTTCACCTCACGCAGCTCCTCCGCAAAGCCAACGTCGTGGGTAAATTCGTTGAATATCACGGCGCGGGCGCGGCCAGTTTACCGCTCACCGATCGCGCCACCATCGCCAACATGGCACCGGAGTACGGCGCGACCATGGGCTTCTTCCCAATCGACGACGAGACCTGCAATTATCTCAAAGCTACAGGCCGCACTAACGAGCAGGTTGAGACGTTTCGTAATTACTTCACAGCGCAGGGCATGTTCGGCATTCCCCGCAAAGGCGACTGCCAATACAGCCAACTACTCGAACTCAATCTGGCGGAGGTCCAACCGAACGTGGCCGGTCCCAAGCGTCCGCAAGACCGCATCGAACTCCCCAATCTCAAGAGCAAATTCACCGAACTCTTCAGCAAGCCTATCAACGATAACGGCTACAACAAACCGGCGGAGGCGTTGGGACAACGGTTCGCTATTCCGAATGGCGGCGCGCCGCTAGGCGACGTTGGTCACGGCGATGTATTGATTGCCGCCATCACTTCATGCACGAACACATCAAATCCAAGCGTCATGCTCGCGGCGGGCTTGCTCGCCAAGAAAGCCGTGGACAAAGGGCTGACACGTAAACCCACCGTCAAAGCCTCGCTCGGTCCAGGTTCGCGCGTGGTCAGCGAATATCTGAAGAAGTCAGGCCTGCAACCCTATCTCGACCAGATCGGCTTCAACATCGTGGGCTACGGCTGCACGACGTGCATCGGCAACTCTGGCCCCCTGGATGCACGTATTGAAGATGTCGTCGTTAAAAATGACCTCGTCGGCGCAGCGGTGCTCAGCGGTAATCGCAACTTCGAGGCGCGTGTGCATCAGAGCATCAAAGCCAACTTCCTGATGAGCCCACCGTTGGTCGTCGCCTTCGCGTTGGCTGGCCGTGTCGATATCGACATGACCAAGGAACCGCTTGGCAAAGGCAAGGACGGAAAAGATGTCTACTTGCGTGAGATCTGGCCCAGCCTGAAAGAAATTAACGACCTGCTGATGACCGCGCTCGACGCCGACACCTACCGTCGTCTCTACGCCAACTTCTCGGCGGAGAACCCGCTCTGGAACGCCATTACGAGTAGTGCGGGTGCAGTCTACCGGTGGGACCCGGATTCCACCTACATCCAAGAGCCGCCGTTTTTTGAGAATTTCGGCATGGCGGCGGGAACCATTAGGGATATTTCAGGTGCGCGGGCGCTGGCGATCTTCGGCGATTCCATCACCACCGACCACATCAGCCCGGCGGGCTCGATCAAAGCCACAGCGCCAGCAGGAGTCTACCTGCAAGCGCATAGTGTCACAGTGGCGGACTTCAACAGCTACGGCTCACGGCGCGGTAATGACCGCGTGATGACACGCGGCACCTTCGCTAACGTACGCATCAAAAACCTGATGGCTCCCGGCACGGAAGGCGGCGTGACCAAGTTTCAGCCAAGCGGCGAACAGATGAGCATCTACGACGCGGCGATGAAATACCAAGCCGCTGGAACGCCACAGATCGTCCTCGCTGGACAGGAGTATGGTACCGGCAGTTCACGCGACTGGGCGGCCAAAGGCACGCAGTTGCTCGGCGTGAAGATCGTGGTCGCGCAGAGTTTCGAGCGCATTCATCGTAGCAATCTCGTCGGCATGGGCGTACTGCCGTGTCAGTTCAAAGACGGCGTCAGTGCGCAAACGCTCAAACTCGACGGATCAGAGATATTTGACATTTCCGGCCTCGGAGCTAATCCCAAGCCACGGCAAGACGTGACGCTGGTGATTCACCGCGCCAACGGACGGCAGGAAAACGTGCCGGTCACGTTGCGTATCGACACGCCGATCGAAATCGAATACTACCGTCACGGCGGCATCCTGCCGTACGTACTGCGGCAGTTGGTGGCGTAG
- a CDS encoding glutamine--tRNA ligase/YqeY domain fusion protein produces the protein MREVTENSAAGRGTVPETPPSDFIRDIVAADLKSNKHAGRVVTRFPPEPNGYLHIGHAKSICLNFGIALENNGVCHLRFDDTNPTKEDVEYVDSIKEAVHWLGFDWNDKLFYASDYFEQLYQYAVQLIKDGKAYVDDLSPDKMREYRGPWTEPGKNSPYRERSVEENLGLFARMRAGEFAEGSRTLRAKIDMASPNINMRDPVMYRILKAEHHRTGNTWCIYPMYDFAHCVSDAIEGITHSICTLEFEDHRPLYDWFLDELRTPSHPQQIEFARLNLTYTLMSKRKLLALVEGNYVRGWDDPRMPTLVGYRRRGYTPEAIRGFAERVGVAKRNSMVDMAMLEHEIREDLNKRAPRVMAVLHPLKVVIENYPDGQGEELDAVNNPEDLSAGTRKIPFSREVYIERDDFMEDPPKKFFRLAPGREVRLRYAYIIKCERVVKDEKSGEIVELHCTYDPGTRSGGSSESRKVKATIHWVSAAHAIPAEVRLYDHLFTTPDPGAADDFTTVLNPSSLEVVTECRVEPSLAHAEAGSRYQFERQGYFCVDPDSKPGAPVFNRTVTLKDTWARIAQKGGE, from the coding sequence ATGAGGGAAGTGACTGAAAATAGTGCCGCTGGTCGTGGAACGGTGCCTGAAACGCCGCCGTCTGATTTCATTCGCGATATTGTCGCCGCCGACTTGAAGTCGAACAAACATGCTGGGCGTGTCGTGACGCGCTTTCCTCCCGAGCCAAACGGCTATCTTCATATTGGGCACGCCAAGTCGATTTGCCTCAACTTTGGCATCGCTTTGGAAAACAACGGCGTCTGCCATCTGCGGTTCGACGACACGAACCCCACCAAAGAAGACGTGGAGTACGTCGACTCGATCAAAGAAGCCGTCCATTGGTTAGGGTTCGACTGGAACGACAAGCTGTTCTACGCCTCGGACTACTTCGAGCAGCTCTATCAGTACGCCGTACAGCTCATCAAAGACGGCAAAGCTTATGTCGACGATCTGAGTCCGGATAAAATGCGAGAATATCGCGGGCCATGGACCGAACCTGGGAAGAATAGTCCGTATCGAGAGCGGTCGGTCGAGGAGAACCTCGGTCTCTTTGCACGCATGCGAGCCGGAGAGTTTGCCGAGGGAAGTCGTACCCTGCGTGCCAAGATCGACATGGCCTCGCCCAACATCAACATGCGCGATCCGGTGATGTACCGCATCCTCAAAGCGGAACATCACCGCACTGGGAACACGTGGTGCATCTACCCCATGTACGACTTTGCCCACTGTGTATCCGATGCGATCGAAGGCATCACCCATTCCATTTGTACGCTGGAGTTTGAAGATCACCGTCCGCTCTACGATTGGTTCCTGGATGAACTGCGTACTCCATCCCACCCGCAGCAGATCGAGTTCGCTCGCCTCAATCTTACGTACACGCTGATGAGCAAACGAAAACTGTTGGCCTTGGTCGAAGGCAATTACGTCCGGGGCTGGGACGATCCGCGCATGCCGACGCTGGTTGGCTATCGCCGTCGCGGTTATACGCCGGAAGCCATCCGCGGCTTCGCCGAACGTGTCGGCGTCGCCAAGCGCAACAGTATGGTCGATATGGCGATGCTGGAGCACGAGATTCGTGAAGATCTCAACAAGCGCGCGCCGCGTGTGATGGCGGTTCTGCATCCGCTGAAGGTCGTGATCGAGAATTACCCGGACGGGCAAGGCGAAGAGCTGGATGCCGTGAACAACCCGGAAGACCTGAGCGCGGGAACCAGGAAGATCCCGTTCTCGAGGGAAGTGTACATCGAGCGCGATGATTTCATGGAAGATCCGCCCAAGAAGTTCTTTCGTTTAGCGCCGGGGCGCGAGGTGCGGCTGCGGTACGCTTACATCATCAAATGTGAGCGGGTGGTGAAAGACGAAAAGTCTGGAGAGATTGTCGAGCTGCACTGTACGTATGATCCAGGCACCCGTAGCGGTGGGTCGTCAGAATCGCGCAAGGTGAAAGCCACCATCCATTGGGTCTCAGCGGCGCACGCGATCCCGGCTGAAGTTCGCTTGTACGACCATCTTTTTACAACTCCAGACCCTGGGGCGGCGGATGATTTCACGACGGTGCTTAATCCCAGCTCTCTGGAGGTGGTGACTGAGTGTCGAGTTGAGCCAAGTCTTGCCCATGCTGAAGCTGGAAGCCGCTACCAGTTTGAACGACAGGGCTACTTTTGCGTTGATCCAGACTCGAAGCCCGGCGCGCCGGTCTTTAATCGCACTGTGACCTTAAAAGATACGTGGGCGAGGATTGCGCAGAAAGGTGGGGAATAG